Below is a window of Deinococcus multiflagellatus DNA.
AACGGCTGTCCTTGCGTGTGGGTTCGGGCGCCGCGCGGGCGGGTCCACACAGCGTGGCCCCCACTTCGCCTCACCTCAACCAGTCTTCAGCCACATCCTGCGCGGCGCGGCCTCCCAGGTCGTCCACCTCGTCCTTGCGGGTGGCCCACGCCGGGAAGGGGTAATTCACCAGCACCGGGTTGGGCACGTCTGGCTGGCTCACCAGCATCGTGCCGGGCTGCAGAATGCCCGCGCGGCTGCGGAAGCTCTGGGGCAGGAAGCGGTACTCGGGGCGCTCGGCTTCGGCGAGGTCCAGGCGGCCCACCACGCGGATGGCGGCGTTGGACACGATGCGCCGCTCCACCTCGCTGGCGGTCTGCTGCGCGCCGATCAGGATGATGCCCAGCGAGCGGCCACGTTCGGCAATGTCCAGCAGCACGTCCTTAATGGGGCTGTGGCCCTCGCGCGGGGCGTACTTGTTCAGCTCGTCGAGGACCACGAACACGGTGTCCTGTCGGCCGTATTTCTCCTTGTGCTCGAACAGGGCGCGCAGCAGCACGCCCACCACAAAGCCCTGGGCGTGCGCCCCCAGCTTGTGAATATCCACCACGCTGGTCTGGATGCCCTTGCGCAGCAGGTCCGGGCGGTACTGCGCGGCCTGCTGGGCGCTCAGGTCCCCGCGCACCAGCGGCGAGAGGTGCTTCTGCACGCCCCGCAGCCGGCGAATGAAGGCCCGCAGGGTCCCCTGGTTCTGCTTCAGCACCCATTTGGGGTCGCCCTCGCCGTCGTTCTGCTCCAGCAGCTTGTATTCCAGGTAGGCAATCAGCTGCGAAAAGGTCTCGAGGCGCGTCTTGCCCAGCTCATCGAACCGCACGGCCTCGTCCAGCAGCACGTCCTGATCGGGGTCCCAGTCCTCCACGGTCAGGTAGGGGGCGGTGTCGGTGCCGGCCAGCCGGGCCAGTTTCTCCTCGATATTTCCAATCACAAAGCCCAGGTTCAGGCTGGCAGCAGCGTCGCTAAAGAC
It encodes the following:
- a CDS encoding ATP-binding protein yields the protein MVLGTEDATPVSFWFSVLPGASVQMDDLVAVQTRKPNGASVHFYGIVDHVRTRHEGVSFDSDVQDVVAGLLPASVSYAARVLVTRVDPEDFIPPQPGDEVRHATGESLRLALSADKMDHAFAGGLLADGQVLPVNYQFVNGESGGHINISGISGVATKTSYALFLLHSIFRGGVLNTRGEGHNTRALIFNVKGEDLLFLDQPNRRVAEKEGGVQARKGWGQGRYARLGLPVEPFRDVQFLAPPKPGGGAIVPDVEQRAGGVVPFVFTLREFAAGRMLPYVFSDAAASLNLGFVIGNIEEKLARLAGTDTAPYLTVEDWDPDQDVLLDEAVRFDELGKTRLETFSQLIAYLEYKLLEQNDGEGDPKWVLKQNQGTLRAFIRRLRGVQKHLSPLVRGDLSAQQAAQYRPDLLRKGIQTSVVDIHKLGAHAQGFVVGVLLRALFEHKEKYGRQDTVFVVLDELNKYAPREGHSPIKDVLLDIAERGRSLGIILIGAQQTASEVERRIVSNAAIRVVGRLDLAEAERPEYRFLPQSFRSRAGILQPGTMLVSQPDVPNPVLVNYPFPAWATRKDEVDDLGGRAAQDVAEDWLR